The following is a genomic window from Raphanus sativus cultivar WK10039 unplaced genomic scaffold, ASM80110v3 Scaffold3413, whole genome shotgun sequence.
catgctatccgtgtttacattttaaaaaccgtgaacatgattaatatactcttaaaacttaattaaacaaaaaaagaatcattacttccaatctgagagaaatttaaaaacgttgtttggttgctaaagttatttaaaattgatgtaaaccacacaccaccctCACCCTTAATCCTTTGCACCAGACTAACCATTTATtcaaaaccattactaaatgAGCAACAAGTCAGCAAGTCCGAAtgtcacagatagttagaaattgtctttctcatgatcgttatagatgctaacatctcatttactaattaacaaattgatttttttactaagaagatttggtgaaattattccattccggttaaaatagaagttgtcaattaaatagaggagtttaggaaccatttatatagtttttagctaaaaaacaTATTCACattcatattaagattcgttgatatttctaaataaaggtggacaaacaagaatttcgttatgaacacacacaaaatcttccattataacaaaactaatatagaaaataattttatgtttcttattttaagatacatctttttgagagaCCTTGAAACTAAAGTAACAAAATACAATTCgcactctatattttaaaagtcaacatggtaattttaaaaatatatattagatactcaccaattattttatcaaaaattgacacttcacccatatttttttataaaatttataaaatttgaacaaTATtacatctttctattatttgaactaaatattttttttttgaacacctaactaaatatattagtaaaagttttatagttcatatatagttactttaataattaataatataaatatgttttctatataaaacattaaatttttttatgattatcggctttttattctatttttattaaatcgattagtaaaCAACCACTTATCTTATTCCACTTTGAACTAAACAGCTTCAAACAAGATCACTAACCACTATCAATaaagatcagaaaatatcatttttaatatattttttttttcatatttaacatatttatttgttaagaccttataataatttatatatttatgtaaaagtataacatacgAATCCGGCGCGTAGCACCGGAACATCACTAGTTAATCATATTTGGAGCACTAGAAATCACCTGAAATTGAGTTGGTTTAACACACCAATCTTGTCATTCTACTCAgtaattctttaaaaaaaaaaagagataatatcAAATGAACGAGCAACTTGAAATCATTGTGTATATCTGCACTTGAAAatcaaaactataataaatCATCAAGTTGCTATTACTATACTATTATAAAAACTCTATTGGTCAATGATAcattattatattgtatatctaAAAGGAGGTTATCTTAACATTTCATTTTTAACCAAATAGTATTCAATTCATTATTCTATGTTAGAACCATAAAAGAGGCAAtaatttttcttcaaaaaaaaaaaaaaaaaaggcaataATTGCACGTACATATACCTCATGCAACATCTATTAAGTTATGAAAATGATGTCAACATCAGAGATGACAACATTATACTGCCATAAAACCACATCTTCATTCCTAAAACCAAGAAACAGAACAAGTCCATACCCCCACTCTGTCTTCTTCCATGGAGTCTTCTCTTGTTCTCTGTTCTCAATGGTCTGATCTTCCTTTAGACCTTCTTGAGCAGATCTCCGATTGCATCAACGCCGTCTCATCAGACACCGTTGATCTCCTCTGTCTCCGCTCTGTATGTGCCACGTGGcgtctctctcttcctctctccgACAAAAACAGTAACCCTTTGTCTGAATTTACAACTCACCTCCCTTTCtggtcatcttcttcttctggttccTTCATTCTGAAACATAGCAGTGTTTACAAACTCCAAGCTCCACATAAGAGTTTGGATCCCACAAGCTGGTTGGTGAAGCTTCAGGAGACATCTCCAGGGAAAATGCGAGTCTTGGATCTCTTCTCAAACGACAGACTCTGTTGCTTACCAGAGAACTTCCCGGGAAAAATCGACTTGCGGGAATCTCATGTGAGATTAGTCCGTAGAGCTTACCGTGTGGAGTACGCAAACAAAGGTGGTGGCGAGATGTCTTCTTTCTGGTCACTGAGTTCCGACAAAGTGGTGGTTCTGTCTTCAAGGGGACACTCTGCTGCTGTAATGGCTATCCACAGCGGTGGAAAACTAGGGTTCTTGAAAAGCGGAGACGATGAAAGCTGGAGGATCTTGGATAACTCGTGGAACGTGACTTACGAGGACATAATGGCGTACGGAAAAAACTGCATCGTGGTGGACGACAAGGGTAAAACCGTAATTTACGATGTGGAGTTCAAGGTTTCGGAGTTGGCTGAAGGCTTAGCCGGAGGAGGCGGTCACAAGAAGCATCTGGTGGAATGTTACGGAGGAGAAGTGTTGCTTGTGGACAAGTACGTGAAACACGTTTGGTGCAAATCGGATTTTTCGAAGTCTGCGGTGGAGTTTAGAGTGTACAAGctgaagaaagaagagaagagatgggaGGAAGTGAGGGAACTGGGAAGAGATGTGGCTCTGTTCATTGGTGAAGACTGTTCTTTCTCCATCGAGACTATGGACGGTGATGCGGGCGGAGgttgtatattttataaagattataggaatggaggaagaagcagaggGGTTTACAGTGACGGTGAAGGCGTCTTCAATGTGGAGTTGAAAGACGCGGGGAAATATTGGGTTTCATACTAAGCCCAAATTTTTCGGCCCATAAGAAGTTTGGGCCTATTTGAATAGCGGTCAATAAACGTATAATAAGACTTTCTCCTTGTATTAAGCAAAGCAAGTGTATTTgctaaattaatatttgttggTTACAAAGTTAGATTTGCCTCAATTGGACTTATTCTGTATGAAAAGAATCGTATTATCGACATGGTAAGTTTtactaattttgatttttttcattctaAAGCATTATTAATGCActataaaagagagagagagaaattgCCCTAATTCAAACAGAGGCGGCGCGACGAGCTATTGACGATGAAGACAGTCACGGGCAGTGTTAACAGTGCGAAACCAATCTCCCTCGCCAAAGCAGCTACGCTTCTCTCCGGGTTCGTTTCCTCGGAGACCCAGGCCTCTCAAGACGTCAGCGCGTATCTCCGACGCGCATCTGCTGGCTTCGCCGAATTGAAGAGCGTCCACAGAGAGATTCGATCGGCGAATCCGAAGGAGGAGCTGGGTGGAGCTAAGGGGGTTGATGatgataagaagaagaaagaagaagaagaggttgtTGAGGAGATGGTGATGGTGAAGTTGGAAGACGAGCAAAggaacaaagagagaaagaagaagaagaagagtaaaaAGGAAGATGGTATTGATGAGAATTTGGAAGAAGAGCAAAGGAATGAagagagaaaggagaagaagaatcggAAGAGCAAGAAAAAGAGGAAATCGAAGGAGAGCGATGATGCTTGAAGCTGGTCCTTTTTTGGGGATTTTAGCTCAAGGTTGGAGACAATTCTGTAGCCGAGTTTAAATGTATTATTATTCAAACGTTTTGGGGTTACGTGTAGCAAAAGATGTCCCTTTGTGACACTTACTAATAATATGgaagatttgaatttttgggAACTCTCTGTCATAGTTT
Proteins encoded in this region:
- the LOC130506566 gene encoding putative F-box protein At5g60060, producing the protein MESSLVLCSQWSDLPLDLLEQISDCINAVSSDTVDLLCLRSVCATWRLSLPLSDKNSNPLSEFTTHLPFWSSSSSGSFILKHSSVYKLQAPHKSLDPTSWLVKLQETSPGKMRVLDLFSNDRLCCLPENFPGKIDLRESHVRLVRRAYRVEYANKGGGEMSSFWSLSSDKVVVLSSRGHSAAVMAIHSGGKLGFLKSGDDESWRILDNSWNVTYEDIMAYGKNCIVVDDKGKTVIYDVEFKVSELAEGLAGGGGHKKHLVECYGGEVLLVDKYVKHVWCKSDFSKSAVEFRVYKLKKEEKRWEEVRELGRDVALFIGEDCSFSIETMDGDAGGGCIFYKDYRNGGRSRGVYSDGEGVFNVELKDAGKYWVSY
- the LOC130506567 gene encoding nucleolar protein 58-like; amino-acid sequence: MRRRDELLTMKTVTGSVNSAKPISLAKAATLLSGFVSSETQASQDVSAYLRRASAGFAELKSVHREIRSANPKEELGGAKGVDDDKKKKEEEEVVEEMVMVKLEDEQRNKERKKKKKSKKEDGIDENLEEEQRNEERKEKKNRKSKKKRKSKESDDA